In Roseisolibacter agri, a genomic segment contains:
- a CDS encoding CHRD domain-containing protein — MPRARVLSAVAAILLLPAAAAAQAVQFTANLTHDQEPPAISSIPPTTSTGAPRPLSFGTATFTLNAERTALTFTATIFNIDINGLQTPNDANDNLQAAHIHCCLALTNPPGAAGVRWGFFGMPDNDISPKQLVITPLPGGAVGGTFSSTWDLTEGNAGQTLATSLPNLLNNEAYINFHTTQFTGGEIRGQITQVVPEPSTYALMATGIAGVGLAALRRRRI; from the coding sequence ATGCCTCGTGCTCGCGTGCTGTCCGCCGTCGCCGCCATCCTGCTGCTCCCCGCCGCCGCGGCCGCGCAGGCCGTGCAGTTCACGGCCAACCTGACGCACGACCAGGAGCCGCCGGCGATCAGCTCCATCCCGCCGACGACGAGCACCGGCGCGCCGCGCCCGCTGTCGTTCGGCACCGCGACGTTCACGCTCAACGCCGAGCGCACGGCGCTGACGTTCACGGCCACGATCTTCAACATCGACATCAACGGCCTGCAGACGCCCAACGACGCCAACGACAACCTGCAGGCGGCGCACATCCACTGCTGCCTGGCGCTCACCAACCCGCCGGGGGCGGCGGGCGTGCGGTGGGGCTTCTTCGGGATGCCCGACAACGACATCAGCCCGAAGCAGCTGGTGATCACGCCGCTGCCCGGCGGCGCGGTGGGCGGCACGTTCAGCTCGACGTGGGACCTCACGGAGGGGAACGCCGGGCAGACGCTGGCGACGTCGCTCCCCAACCTGCTGAACAACGAGGCCTACATCAACTTCCACACGACGCAGTTCACCGGCGGCGAGATCCGCGGCCAGATCACGCAGGTCGTGCCCGAGCCGTCGACGTACGCGCTGATGGCGACGGGGATCGCCGGCGTGGGGCTCGCGGCGCTGCGGCGTCGTCGGATCTAG
- a CDS encoding YybH family protein, protein MRRLRSLPAGLALTAALALAACRTESAEPAAATGRATASRATDDARAAALADTLGTLLSDAYDFSRPDVVARLMALYATEDPVVSAAAGRVTTSRAALQLQIQRFWERVGQNMRDPRFLLGTPHVTVLGPDAAVLTTTYAIPHRTPEDRPHTLAGAWTAVFQRRGGRWVIVQEHLSDAAPTTTSPAPSPAR, encoded by the coding sequence ATGCGCCGCCTCCGCTCCCTTCCCGCCGGCCTCGCGCTGACCGCCGCGCTCGCGCTGGCCGCCTGCCGCACCGAGAGCGCCGAGCCGGCCGCCGCGACCGGCCGCGCCACGGCCTCCCGCGCCACCGACGACGCGCGCGCCGCCGCGCTGGCCGACACGCTCGGCACGCTGCTGAGTGACGCGTACGACTTCTCGCGGCCGGACGTCGTCGCGCGGCTGATGGCGCTCTACGCGACCGAGGACCCGGTCGTCTCGGCGGCGGCGGGGCGCGTCACGACGTCGCGCGCCGCGCTGCAGCTGCAGATCCAGCGCTTCTGGGAGCGCGTCGGCCAGAACATGCGCGATCCGCGCTTCCTCCTCGGCACGCCGCACGTCACGGTGCTCGGCCCCGACGCGGCGGTGCTGACGACGACGTACGCGATCCCGCACCGCACGCCGGAGGATCGACCGCACACGCTCGCTGGCGCGTGGACGGCGGTGTTCCAGCGCCGCGGCGGCCGGTGGGTCATCGTGCAGGAGCATCTGTCGGATGCCGCGCCGACGACGACTTCGCCCGCGCCGAGTCCCGCGCGATAG
- the nadC gene encoding carboxylating nicotinate-nucleotide diphosphorylase, which translates to MTTPPLGPRDPHPGDLPEFGPLGGRLGDQLRGGDAPLAFERDPLADALGGRDDASRRGPERRGADRRGDARRAAERRSAERRSGAGGASGADSYLSRMLQGTGDAMREAERDGVAGQVLFGNPSVVPTEPLYYPLTPAQTALLVREALHEDEAFNDVTTLATVLSGRHARGRLVARQPGVLAGVALAIEAFRQIDPRINVRVDVVDGGALTPGMPVLFLSGHARGILSAERVALNFLQRLSGIASLTNRYVKAVEGTGARILDTRKTTPGWRKLEKFAVRAGGGMNHRLDLATAVLIKDNHLAAVDGDVAFAVRRARDLAPEGARVEVECDTRAQVEAALEAGADVIMLDNMSLDDMRECAALCAGRAITEASGGVRLDTVRAIAETGVNWISVGALTHSAPALDLALDFE; encoded by the coding sequence ATGACGACGCCCCCGCTCGGCCCGCGCGATCCGCATCCCGGCGACCTTCCCGAGTTCGGGCCGCTGGGCGGCCGACTGGGCGACCAGCTGCGCGGCGGCGACGCCCCGCTGGCGTTCGAGCGCGATCCGCTCGCGGACGCGCTGGGCGGGCGGGACGACGCGAGCCGACGGGGCCCCGAGCGACGGGGCGCGGACCGCCGCGGCGACGCGCGCCGCGCGGCCGAGCGGCGCAGCGCGGAGCGGCGATCGGGCGCCGGTGGTGCGTCGGGCGCCGATTCGTATCTCTCCCGGATGCTGCAGGGCACCGGGGACGCCATGCGCGAGGCCGAGCGCGACGGCGTGGCGGGACAGGTCCTCTTCGGCAACCCGAGCGTCGTGCCCACCGAGCCGCTGTACTATCCGCTGACGCCCGCGCAGACCGCGCTCCTGGTGCGCGAGGCGCTGCACGAGGACGAGGCGTTCAACGACGTGACGACGCTCGCCACGGTGCTGAGCGGACGACACGCGCGCGGCCGCCTGGTCGCCCGCCAGCCGGGCGTGCTGGCGGGCGTGGCGCTGGCGATCGAGGCGTTCCGGCAGATCGACCCGCGCATCAACGTGCGCGTGGACGTCGTCGACGGCGGCGCGCTGACGCCGGGCATGCCGGTGCTCTTCCTGTCGGGCCACGCGCGCGGGATCCTCTCGGCGGAGCGCGTGGCGCTCAACTTCCTGCAGCGGCTGTCGGGCATCGCGTCGCTCACGAACCGCTACGTGAAGGCGGTCGAGGGCACGGGCGCGCGCATCCTCGACACGCGCAAGACGACGCCGGGGTGGCGCAAGCTGGAGAAGTTCGCGGTGCGCGCGGGCGGCGGGATGAACCACCGCCTGGACCTCGCGACGGCGGTGCTGATCAAGGACAACCACCTGGCGGCGGTGGACGGCGACGTGGCCTTCGCGGTGCGCCGCGCGCGCGACCTGGCGCCCGAGGGCGCGCGCGTGGAGGTCGAGTGCGACACGCGCGCGCAGGTGGAGGCGGCGCTGGAGGCGGGCGCGGACGTCATCATGCTCGACAACATGTCGCTCGACGACATGCGCGAGTGCGCGGCGCTGTGCGCGGGCCGCGCGATCACCGAGGCGTCGGGCGGCGTGCGGCTCGACACGGTGCGCGCGATCGCGGAGACGGGCGTGAACTGGATCTCGGTCGGCGCGCTCACGCACTCGGCCCCGGCGCTGGACCTCGCGCTCGACTTCGAGTAG